A stretch of Pygocentrus nattereri isolate fPygNat1 chromosome 8, fPygNat1.pri, whole genome shotgun sequence DNA encodes these proteins:
- the polr2g gene encoding DNA-directed RNA polymerase II subunit RPB7 translates to MFYHISLEHEILLHPRYFGPNLLNTVKQKLFTEVEGTCTGKYGFVIAVTTIDNIGAGVIQPGRGFVLYPVKYKAIVFRPFKGEVVDAVVTQVNKVGLFTEIGPMSCFISRHSIPSEMEFDPNSNPPCYKTVDEDIVIQQDDEIRLKIVGTRVDKNDIFAIGSLMDDYLGLVS, encoded by the exons ATGTTTTATCAT ATCTCTCTGGAGCATGAAATTCTTCTCCATCCTCGCTACTTTGGCCCAAACCTTCTGAACACAGTCAAACAGAAGCTGTTCACAGAGGTGGAAGGCACATGCACAGGAAA ATATGGCTTTGTCATTGCTGTGACCACTATTGATAATATAGGAGCAGGTGTTATACAGCCTGGCAGGGGTTTTGTGTTGTATCCTGTCAAATACAAGGCCATTGTATTCCGGCCTTTCAAAGGGGAGGTAGTGGATGCAGTTGTCACTCAGGTTAACAAG GTTGGATTGTTTACAGAAATTGGGCCAATGTCATGTTTTATCTCACGTCAT TCTATACCCTCAGAAATGGAATTTGACCCAAACTCCAATCCTCCTTGCTACAAGACAGTGGATGAG GACATTGTTATCCAACAGGACGATGAAATTCGATTGAAGATTGTGGGTACTCGGGTGGACAAGAATGATATT TTTGCTATTGGATCTCTCATGGATGACTACCTGG gtcTTGTTAGCTGA
- the eef1g gene encoding elongation factor 1-gamma: MAAGTLYTYAENWRAYKAQIAAQYSGARLKVASSPPAFTFGQTNRSPAFLSNFPLGKVPAYQGDDGFCLFESNAIAHYLSNDALRGSTPQTSAQVLQWVSFADSEVIPPASAWVFPTLGIMQFNKQATEQAKEEVKRVLAVLNQHLNTRTFLVEERVSLADITVVCSLLWLYKQVLEPAFRQPYPNVNRWFVTCINQPQFKAVLGEVKLCEKMAQFDAKKFAEIQPKKETLSKKEKGGKDAGKQQPQQQQEKKEKKKEEKKAAPPAEELDECEAALASEPKTKDPFAHLPKSSFVMDEFKRKYSNEDTLTVAVPHFWENFDREGYSIWYGEYRFPEELAMTFMSCNLITGMFQRLDKLRKNAFASVILFGTNNNSSISGIWVFRGQDLAFNLSEDWQIDYESYSWRKLDVDSEECKTMVKEYFAWEGEFKHVGKPFNQGKIFK; encoded by the exons ATGGCGGCAGGG ACTCTCTACACATACGCAGAGAACTGGAGGGCCTACAAGGCTCAAATTGCAGCCCAGTACAGTGGGGCTCGTCTGAAGGTGGCGAGCTCCCCCCCTGCCTTCACCTTTGGGCAGACAAACCGCTCCCCTGCTTTTCTTAGCAACTTTCCCTTGGGCAAG GTTCCAGCTTACCAGGGTGATGATGGCTTCTGTCTGTTCGAGAGCAATGCCATTGCTCATTATT TGAGCAATGATGCCCTCCGAGGCAGCACTCCTCAAACCAGTGCCCAGGTCCTGCAGTGGGTCAGCTTCGCTGACTCTGAGGTCATCCCTCCAGCCAGTGCCTGGGTCTTCCCAACCTTGGGCATTATGCAGTTCAACAAACAG GCTACAGAGCAGGCCAAGGAGGAGGTGAAGCGTGTGCTCGCTGTTCTGAACCAGCACTTAAACACCCGCACTTTTTTGGTTGAGGAGAGAGTTAGTCTGGCTGACATCACAGTGGTGTGCTCTCTGCTCTGGCTCTACAAGCAG GTTCTTGAGCCTGCTTTCCGTCAACCCTACCCCAATGTCAATCGCTGGTTTGTGACCTGCATCAACCAACCTCAGTTTAAGGCCGTTCTTGGGGAGGTTAAGCTCTGTGAGAAGATGGCACAATTCGATG CCAAGAAGTTTGCAGAGATTCAGCCCAAGAAGGAGACTCTATCCAAGAAGGAGAAAGGTGGCAAGGATGCTGGTAAGCAGCAGCCACAGCAACagcaggagaagaaggagaagaaaaaggaggagaagaaagctGCTCCTCCCGCTGAGGAGTTGGATGAGTGTGAAGCTGCACTGGCCTCTGAACCCAAAACCAAGGACCCATTTGCTCACCTTCCAAAGAG TTCATTTGTTATGGATGAGTTCAAAAGAAAGTACTCTAATGAGGACACACTGACTGTGGCAGTCCCTCACTTCTGGGAAAACTTTGACCGTGAGGGCTATTCTATCTGGTATGGCGAGTACCGCTTTCCAGAAGAGCTGGCCATGACCTTCATGAGCTGCAATCTTATCACAG GAATGTTCCAACGACTTGATAAACTGCGTAAGAATGCTTTTGCTAGCGTCATCCTCTTCGGCACAAACAATAACAGTTCCATCTCTGGCATCTGGGTCTTCAGAGGCCAGGATCTAGCCTTCAAT CTATCTGAGGACTGGCAGATCGACTACGAGTCCTACAGCTGGCGTAAACTGGATGTGGACAGCGAGGAATGCAAGACCATGGTGAAGGAGTACTTTGCATGGGAGGGTGAATTCAAGCATGTAGGCAAACCTTTCAACCAGGGCAAGATCTTCAAGTGA